Proteins encoded in a region of the Coffea eugenioides isolate CCC68of chromosome 4, Ceug_1.0, whole genome shotgun sequence genome:
- the LOC113768246 gene encoding uncharacterized protein LOC113768246 isoform X1, whose amino-acid sequence MVSARPTFYVLLLIVPAFLLISSTCSASTTSGVERVQVRRFAGGANEVNHGVVSWGSKTRTKRSVLEGRNGGNSSLVLAAERTRRKDPLDNLNYYTGGWNITNKHYFASAGFTAAPLFLVAAIWFVAIGLCMLLTCICFCCFGGRSYGYSRTAYALSLILLSLFTIAAVVGSVVLYTGQGRFHNTTTEILKYVVRQADSTVYNLMNVSDYLTAAKQAGVENVSLPSDVQNRIDQVDAKIKSAASTLKSETDKNRNRINDILDVVRKILIIVAAVMLAVALLGFLFSILGLQCLVCILVILGWILVAVTFILSGVFLALYNIAGDTCVAMDQWNKNPTAHTALDDILPCVDTTAAQETLSESKTVTFQLVGVVNGLIANVSNVNLPPAAGRLSYNQSGPLVPLLCNPFNPDKTARKCAAGEADLTNATQVWKNYVCRVSTNNVCTTVGRLTPSMYQQMSSAVNVSYGLYHYGPFLTDLLDCTFVRDTFNRIHDDHCDDLKRFSKWIHVGLALVSAAVALSLIFWLLYARERRHRKYTKLVDARSHQDSYESKGPR is encoded by the exons ATGGTCTCTGCCAGGCCAACTTTTTATGTTCTTCTTCTTATTGTGCCAGCCTTCTTGTTAATCTCCTCGACTTGCTCTGCATCAACTACATCTGGGGTGGAAAGGGTTCAAGTCAGGCGTTTTGCGG GTGGAGCAAATGAGGTTAATCATGGTGTCGTTTCATGGGGGAGTAAGACTAGGACTAAGAGATCTGTTTTGGAAGGGAGAAACGGAGGAAACTCATCTCTGGTATTGGCTGCCGAGAGAACGCGCAGAAAAGATCCACTTGACAATTTGAATTACTATACTGGTGGATGGaacatcaccaataaacatTACTTTgct TCAGCGGGTTTTACTGCTGCTCCTCTGTTTCTAGTAGCTGCAATCTGGTTTGTTGCAATTGGCCTTTGCATGCTGTTAACCTGTATCTGTTTTTGCTGCTTCGGGGGACGAAGTTATGGATACTCTCGAACTGCTTATGCACTTTCTCTTATCTTACTCTCATTATTCACCATTGCTGCAGT CGTCGGTTCTGTTGTCCTTTACACTGGACAGGGAAGATTTCACAATACTACAACAGAGATATTGAAGTATGTTGTGAGACAAGCAGATTCAACAGTTTACAACCTTATGAATGTGTCAGACTATCTTACTGCTGCTAAGCAGGCTGGAGTAGAGAATGTATCTCTACCTTCAGATGTCCAAAACCGAATTGACCAAGTTGATGCCAAAATCAAATCCGCTGCAAGCACTCTTAAAAGCGAAACTGACAAGAACAGAAATAGGATAAATGACATTCTGGATGTTGT GAGGAAGATTCTAATTATAGTTGCTGCGGTCATGCTTGCTGTGGCTCTTCTTGGGTTTT TATTCTCCATCCTTGGCTTGCAGTGTCTTGTATGCAT CCTTGTTATCCTTGGGTGGATTTTGGTCGCCGTCACATTTATCTTATCTGGCGTCTTTCTTGCTCTATACAA TATTGCGGGCGACACGTGTGTTGCAATGGATCAATGGAACAAGAACCCGACTGCTCATACAGCACTGGATGATATACTTCCCTGTGTGGATACTACTGCTGCTCAAGAAACCTTGTCCGAGAGCAAAACCGTCACTTTTCAATTGGTTGGGGTAGTTAATGGGCTCATCGCAAATGTGTCCAATGTGAATCTACCACCTGCGGCTGGACGTTTGTCCTACAATCAATCCGGTCCTCTGGTGCCTCTACTTTGTAATCCGTTCAATCCAGACAAGACAGCGCGGAAATGCGCAGCCGGCGAAGCGGACCTCACCAATGCAACGCAG GTTTGGAAGAATTATGTGTGCCGGGTCTCGACGAACAATGTTTGCACGACCGTGGGTCGTTTAACACCTTCAATGTATCAGCAGATGTCTTCTGCTGTCAATGTGAGCTATGGTCTGTATCATTACGGCCCCTTCCTGACCGACCTATTGGACTGCACCTTTGTTCGCGACACCTTCAATAGGATTCACGACGACCATTGTGATGATCTAAAGCGATTCAGTAAATGGATTCATGTTGGTTTGGCATTGGTATCAGCTGCAGTAGCACTATCTTTGATCTTTTGGCTACTTTATGCAAGAGAAAGGCGTCACAGGAAATATACCAAGCTGGTTGATGCAAGATCTCATCAAGATTCCTACGAGAGCAAGGGGCCACGCTAA
- the LOC113768246 gene encoding uncharacterized protein LOC113768246 isoform X2: MVSARPTFYVLLLIVPAFLLISSTCSASTTSGVERVQVRRFAGGANEVNHGVVSWGSKTRTKRSVLEGRNGGNSSLVLAAERTRRKDPLDNLNYYTGGWNITNKHYFASAGFTAAPLFLVAAIWFVAIGLCMLLTCICFCCFGGRSYGYSRTAYALSLILLSLFTIAAVVGSVVLYTGQGRFHNTTTEILKYVVRQADSTVYNLMNVSDYLTAAKQAGVENVSLPSDVQNRIDQVDAKIKSAASTLKSETDKNRNRINDILDVVRKILIIVAAVMLAVALLGFLFSILGLQCLVCILVILGWILVAVTFILSGVFLALYNIAGDTCVAMDQWNKNPTAHTALDDILPCVDTTAAQETLSESKTVTFQLVGVVNGLIANVSNVNLPPAAGRLSYNQSGPLVPLLCNPFNPDKTARKCAAGEADLTNATQWLNAGLEELCVPGLDEQCLHDRGSFNTFNVSADVFCCQCELWSVSLRPLPDRPIGLHLCSRHLQ, from the exons ATGGTCTCTGCCAGGCCAACTTTTTATGTTCTTCTTCTTATTGTGCCAGCCTTCTTGTTAATCTCCTCGACTTGCTCTGCATCAACTACATCTGGGGTGGAAAGGGTTCAAGTCAGGCGTTTTGCGG GTGGAGCAAATGAGGTTAATCATGGTGTCGTTTCATGGGGGAGTAAGACTAGGACTAAGAGATCTGTTTTGGAAGGGAGAAACGGAGGAAACTCATCTCTGGTATTGGCTGCCGAGAGAACGCGCAGAAAAGATCCACTTGACAATTTGAATTACTATACTGGTGGATGGaacatcaccaataaacatTACTTTgct TCAGCGGGTTTTACTGCTGCTCCTCTGTTTCTAGTAGCTGCAATCTGGTTTGTTGCAATTGGCCTTTGCATGCTGTTAACCTGTATCTGTTTTTGCTGCTTCGGGGGACGAAGTTATGGATACTCTCGAACTGCTTATGCACTTTCTCTTATCTTACTCTCATTATTCACCATTGCTGCAGT CGTCGGTTCTGTTGTCCTTTACACTGGACAGGGAAGATTTCACAATACTACAACAGAGATATTGAAGTATGTTGTGAGACAAGCAGATTCAACAGTTTACAACCTTATGAATGTGTCAGACTATCTTACTGCTGCTAAGCAGGCTGGAGTAGAGAATGTATCTCTACCTTCAGATGTCCAAAACCGAATTGACCAAGTTGATGCCAAAATCAAATCCGCTGCAAGCACTCTTAAAAGCGAAACTGACAAGAACAGAAATAGGATAAATGACATTCTGGATGTTGT GAGGAAGATTCTAATTATAGTTGCTGCGGTCATGCTTGCTGTGGCTCTTCTTGGGTTTT TATTCTCCATCCTTGGCTTGCAGTGTCTTGTATGCAT CCTTGTTATCCTTGGGTGGATTTTGGTCGCCGTCACATTTATCTTATCTGGCGTCTTTCTTGCTCTATACAA TATTGCGGGCGACACGTGTGTTGCAATGGATCAATGGAACAAGAACCCGACTGCTCATACAGCACTGGATGATATACTTCCCTGTGTGGATACTACTGCTGCTCAAGAAACCTTGTCCGAGAGCAAAACCGTCACTTTTCAATTGGTTGGGGTAGTTAATGGGCTCATCGCAAATGTGTCCAATGTGAATCTACCACCTGCGGCTGGACGTTTGTCCTACAATCAATCCGGTCCTCTGGTGCCTCTACTTTGTAATCCGTTCAATCCAGACAAGACAGCGCGGAAATGCGCAGCCGGCGAAGCGGACCTCACCAATGCAACGCAG TGGTTGAATGCAGGTTTGGAAGAATTATGTGTGCCGGGTCTCGACGAACAATGTTTGCACGACCGTGGGTCGTTTAACACCTTCAATGTATCAGCAGATGTCTTCTGCTGTCAATGTGAGCTATGGTCTGTATCATTACGGCCCCTTCCTGACCGACCTATTGGACTGCACCTTTGTTCGCGACACCTTCAATAG